A DNA window from Vagococcus penaei contains the following coding sequences:
- a CDS encoding BMC domain-containing protein translates to MKYDALGMVETRGLIGSVEAADAMVKAANVTLVGKEMIGGGLVTVMVRGDVGAVKAATDAGAAAAERVGELLSVHVIPRPHSEVETILPKAK, encoded by the coding sequence ATGAAATACGATGCACTTGGAATGGTAGAAACAAGAGGTTTAATTGGTTCAGTTGAAGCCGCAGATGCTATGGTCAAAGCTGCAAATGTTACTTTAGTTGGAAAAGAAATGATTGGTGGCGGACTAGTCACAGTAATGGTACGTGGAGATGTTGGAGCCGTTAAAGCAGCAACGGATGCTGGTGCTGCTGCTGCAGAACGCGTAGGAGAATTATTATCAGTTCACGTTATTCCAAGACCACATAGCGAAGTGGAAACAATTTTGCCAAAAGCTAAGTAA
- a CDS encoding HAD hydrolase family protein: protein MQFVFDLDGTICFNGQPVSQTILSAIETVTVQGHDVIFCIGETDSRYVTSDCVCLS from the coding sequence ATGCAGTTTGTTTTTGATTTAGATGGAACAATTTGTTTTAATGGTCAGCCCGTATCGCAAACTATTTTAAGTGCTATCGAGACGGTTACCGTACAAGGGCATGATGTCATTTTTTGCATCGGCGAGACCGATTCGCGATATGTTACCAGTGATTGCGTCTGCCTATCATGA
- a CDS encoding FAD-dependent oxidoreductase yields MKKTKVIIVGASHGGHQSILELLSRYGENVDITLFEAGDFVSFMSCGMELYLEDQVTDVTDVRNFRPENFPQSNVSIMNNHEVTAIHPAVKKVTVKRTVDNTTEEYSYDKLILSSGVTPNSLPVPGTDLENVYLMRGYDWATKIKDKLNDPAVKNIAVVGTGYIGIEAAEVSRKAGKNVTILDVIDRPLGTYLDAELTDILEAHLKENGINVMTSATITEFVGTDKVEGIKTSTDLVPADLVIQAAGVKANTEWLQGVVDLDERGWIKTNEYLQTNLPDVYAIGDATLAYSIPAQSHMPIALATVARREARYVVQHLFEEIPSRPFAGVVGSSALSVFDYHFAASGLNSTTAEKAGVTVSTSYYEDTLRPKYVPEKFGNTTVFTQLIFDPITHQVLGGAVLSKHDITAQGNVLALAIQHKLTLEDLSEADFFFQPGFDRQWSLLNLAAQHALGEEPFVE; encoded by the coding sequence ATGAAAAAAACAAAAGTTATCATTGTCGGTGCATCACATGGTGGTCATCAATCAATTTTAGAATTACTGTCACGATACGGGGAAAACGTTGATATTACATTATTTGAAGCTGGCGATTTTGTGTCATTTATGTCTTGTGGGATGGAATTGTACTTGGAAGACCAAGTGACAGATGTCACAGATGTACGCAACTTTAGACCAGAAAATTTCCCACAATCAAATGTATCTATTATGAATAATCATGAAGTGACAGCCATTCACCCAGCTGTTAAAAAAGTGACTGTGAAACGTACCGTAGATAACACAACAGAAGAGTACTCTTACGATAAACTTATTTTGAGCTCTGGCGTTACACCAAACTCTTTACCAGTTCCAGGAACTGATCTAGAAAACGTTTATTTAATGCGTGGTTACGACTGGGCAACAAAAATTAAAGATAAATTAAATGACCCTGCAGTAAAAAATATTGCCGTAGTCGGAACTGGTTACATCGGAATTGAAGCAGCTGAAGTCAGCCGTAAAGCTGGAAAAAATGTGACAATTCTGGATGTCATTGATCGTCCTTTAGGTACTTACCTAGATGCTGAATTAACAGATATTCTAGAAGCACATCTAAAAGAAAATGGTATCAATGTGATGACGAGTGCAACTATTACTGAATTTGTTGGGACTGATAAAGTCGAAGGGATTAAAACAAGTACCGATTTAGTACCTGCTGACTTAGTTATTCAAGCAGCTGGGGTCAAAGCTAATACTGAATGGTTACAAGGCGTAGTCGACCTAGATGAACGTGGTTGGATTAAGACAAATGAATACCTACAAACAAATCTACCAGATGTTTATGCTATTGGGGATGCAACGTTAGCTTATTCTATCCCTGCACAATCTCACATGCCAATTGCTTTAGCAACTGTCGCACGTCGCGAAGCTCGTTACGTCGTTCAACACTTATTTGAAGAAATCCCTTCACGTCCATTCGCTGGTGTCGTTGGTTCTTCAGCTTTAAGTGTCTTTGATTATCATTTTGCTGCAAGTGGCTTAAATAGTACAACTGCTGAAAAAGCTGGTGTGACTGTTAGTACATCTTATTATGAAGATACGCTACGACCAAAATATGTCCCTGAAAAATTTGGTAATACGACAGTCTTTACTCAATTAATTTTTGATCCAATCACACACCAAGTATTAGGTGGCGCGGTATTATCTAAACACGATATAACTGCTCAAGGTAACGTCTTAGCTTTAGCAATCCAACATAAATTAACCTTGGAAGATTTATCAGAAGCTGACTTCTTCTTCCAACCTGGTTTTGACCGTCAATGGAGCTTACTAAATTTAGCGGCTCAACATGCATTAGGCGAAGAACCATTCGTTGAATAA
- a CDS encoding NADPH-dependent FMN reductase: MKNYGVIVGSLRKNSFSQAVANAIVAGLPTNATVTFIDISDLPLYNQDYDVQSPAAYTRFRQEVAQQDAIIFVTPEHNRSIPAALKNALDVGTRPWGQNVWAGKPALVASQSVSGMAGVLANHVLRQSLVYLDMPTMQQPEVYIGHSQKLFNEQLDLTNESTKEFLQGVGAQFATFANRFA, translated from the coding sequence ATGAAAAACTATGGTGTCATTGTCGGTTCACTTCGCAAAAATTCATTCTCACAAGCTGTTGCCAATGCCATTGTTGCTGGACTACCAACTAATGCAACAGTCACGTTTATTGATATCAGTGATCTGCCGCTCTACAACCAAGATTATGACGTACAATCACCTGCTGCTTACACTCGTTTTAGACAAGAAGTTGCTCAACAAGATGCCATCATTTTTGTTACACCTGAACACAACCGTAGTATTCCAGCTGCCTTAAAAAATGCACTAGATGTTGGGACTCGACCATGGGGGCAAAATGTTTGGGCAGGAAAACCTGCTTTAGTCGCTTCACAATCCGTTTCAGGTATGGCTGGTGTCTTGGCCAATCATGTATTACGGCAGTCACTTGTTTATTTAGATATGCCAACCATGCAACAACCAGAAGTTTATATTGGACATTCACAAAAGCTATTTAATGAGCAACTTGATTTAACCAATGAATCCACTAAAGAATTTTTACAGGGCGTTGGTGCACAGTTTGCAACTTTCGCGAATCGATTTGCATAA
- a CDS encoding HAD hydrolase family protein, which yields MMSFFASARPIRDMLPVIASAYHDYPMIGANGALIAQDGRVIRYYPFIPETLIKLNQLMVEFQATYQMDSQWNYTCTAPKNHPFRAVVDPNQLAQDVQADELDIVVKILVLTATDMIELEKRLGDLPIYLNLHHQEAVIDISPLGVNKLSALETIIGKQPFAVFGNDINDLPLFEQATHAVRIGTHESLTSLASETLDMTPNIEQAIATRLLELATRFA from the coding sequence ATGATGTCATTTTTTGCATCGGCGAGACCGATTCGCGATATGTTACCAGTGATTGCGTCTGCCTATCATGATTACCCGATGATTGGCGCTAACGGTGCATTGATTGCTCAAGACGGTCGTGTGATTCGCTACTATCCATTTATACCTGAAACATTAATTAAGCTCAATCAATTAATGGTCGAATTTCAGGCAACTTACCAGATGGATAGTCAGTGGAATTACACTTGCACAGCACCAAAAAATCATCCTTTTCGAGCAGTTGTCGATCCCAATCAGTTAGCACAAGATGTACAGGCTGACGAATTAGATATCGTCGTGAAAATACTTGTTTTAACGGCAACTGACATGATCGAACTTGAAAAGCGGTTAGGTGACTTGCCCATTTATCTAAACTTACATCATCAAGAAGCAGTTATTGACATCAGTCCATTAGGAGTTAATAAGCTCTCAGCGCTCGAAACTATTATTGGTAAACAACCTTTTGCGGTCTTTGGTAATGACATTAATGATTTACCATTATTTGAACAGGCAACTCACGCTGTAAGAATTGGGACACATGAATCATTGACTTCCTTAGCCAGTGAAACACTTGATATGACACCAAATATTGAACAAGCAATTGCCACGCGTTTACTTGAATTGGCTACCCGTTTTGCTTAA
- a CDS encoding tRNA dihydrouridine synthase, translating to MTTTNFWADLPKPFFILAPMEDVTDVVFRHVVKEAGAPDVFFTEFTNSDSYCHPEGIESVRGRLVFTEDEQPMVAHIWGDNPEFFRQMSIGLAEMGFKGIDINMGCPVPNVANRGKGSGLILRPEVAAELIQAAKAGGLPVSVKTRLGFYDLAEMTDWLTHVFAQDIANLSIHLRTREEMSKVDAHWELIPEVVALRDQLAPQTLLTINGDIPDRTTGLKLAEQYGVDGIMIGRGIFKNPYAFEKNPREHSSQELLGLLRLQLDLQDKYAEQVPRSIVGLHRFFKIYVKGFPGASDLRVKLMMTKSTDEARQILADFFAEKPTV from the coding sequence ATGACAACCACTAATTTTTGGGCTGATCTACCCAAGCCCTTTTTTATTTTAGCACCCATGGAAGATGTGACTGATGTTGTCTTTCGTCATGTAGTCAAAGAAGCAGGTGCACCAGATGTTTTTTTTACTGAATTTACTAATTCTGATAGTTACTGCCATCCAGAAGGAATTGAAAGTGTTCGAGGACGATTAGTCTTTACGGAAGATGAACAGCCAATGGTCGCGCATATTTGGGGCGACAATCCGGAGTTTTTCCGTCAGATGAGTATCGGTTTAGCGGAAATGGGCTTCAAAGGAATTGATATCAATATGGGCTGTCCAGTACCAAATGTGGCCAATCGTGGTAAAGGTAGTGGTCTAATCTTACGCCCAGAAGTGGCAGCTGAACTGATTCAAGCGGCAAAAGCTGGGGGATTACCAGTCAGTGTGAAAACACGACTTGGATTTTACGATCTTGCGGAAATGACGGATTGGTTAACTCATGTCTTTGCACAAGATATTGCCAATTTGTCGATTCATCTAAGAACGCGTGAAGAAATGAGTAAAGTCGATGCTCATTGGGAATTAATTCCTGAAGTTGTGGCTTTAAGGGATCAACTTGCTCCTCAGACATTACTCACGATTAATGGTGATATACCTGATCGTACGACAGGCTTAAAATTAGCCGAACAGTATGGTGTTGATGGTATCATGATTGGACGTGGGATTTTTAAAAACCCTTATGCTTTTGAAAAAAATCCACGCGAGCATTCGTCGCAAGAATTACTGGGATTATTACGTTTACAACTTGATTTACAAGATAAGTATGCTGAACAAGTACCGCGGTCGATTGTTGGTTTACATCGTTTCTTCAAAATTTATGTTAAGGGTTTCCCTGGTGCGAGTGATTTACGTGTTAAATTAATGATGACTAAGTCAACTGACGAAGCACGACAGATTTTAGCGGATTTTTTTGCTGAGAAACCAACTGTTTAA
- a CDS encoding AraC family transcriptional regulator: protein MTSEYKKIRTGHFDCQLIFFGHEKVSPNYVFSGNNVRDCFVLHVITKGKGRFASAGKQMITLQAGDAFLLPQSIPCFYQADSDDPWEYSWIGLTGSSVPELISQSQFHKKYYLKQIQHSNFATSFDQLMTVLNHTQSLVTQLQIESFFFNTMAQLLLDFPGETQKAGSNSYTQFKYAKKRMLAELATGANVSDICASLHLSRSYFYTLFKKYTGMSPKVYLAHLRITQAQELLTRSSQSLATIANLVGYKDPFTFSKAFKRETGISPSTYRNQALENDPMS from the coding sequence TTGACATCAGAATATAAAAAAATTCGTACCGGTCATTTTGACTGTCAGTTAATCTTTTTTGGGCATGAAAAAGTCAGTCCAAATTACGTTTTTTCAGGAAATAACGTCCGAGACTGCTTTGTCTTACATGTCATCACAAAAGGTAAAGGTCGCTTTGCTAGTGCAGGCAAACAAATGATAACGTTACAAGCTGGCGATGCTTTTTTATTACCGCAATCAATCCCTTGCTTTTACCAAGCTGATAGTGATGATCCGTGGGAATATTCATGGATTGGTTTGACTGGGAGTAGTGTACCTGAATTGATATCCCAAAGTCAGTTTCATAAAAAATACTACTTAAAACAGATTCAGCATTCTAACTTTGCAACCTCTTTTGACCAATTAATGACTGTTCTTAATCACACACAATCATTGGTTACGCAATTACAAATTGAAAGTTTCTTTTTCAACACTATGGCACAACTGTTACTTGATTTTCCTGGAGAAACTCAAAAAGCTGGAAGCAATAGTTATACACAATTTAAATATGCTAAAAAACGAATGCTTGCGGAATTAGCTACTGGAGCGAATGTATCGGATATTTGCGCGTCATTGCATTTATCACGTAGCTACTTCTATACATTATTTAAAAAGTATACTGGAATGAGTCCTAAAGTCTATCTCGCACATCTTCGAATTACTCAAGCACAGGAATTATTGACGCGTTCATCTCAGTCATTAGCAACAATCGCTAATTTAGTCGGCTATAAAGACCCTTTCACTTTTTCCAAAGCCTTTAAACGGGAAACAGGAATAAGTCCCAGTACTTACCGCAACCAAGCGTTAGAAAATGATCCTATGAGTTAA
- a CDS encoding DMT family transporter: MDSQKSVVSNQSVPLSSADSKMKAVTKKFKAVGITNGLMSGLTYGIYSTLVVVASGYNPLVSAIGILSAPFICSGFNDLFAGIWLLAYNWKKGRLKELGRTLQTKPGQMLVIGFLLGGPIANGAYLIGLALAGAYAIPISATCSLFGALFAWIFLKQKPTKRVVFGMVLCVMGAIVINFVKPEGAPNFTLGIICALIAAVGWGLEGVFSSFGGAMIDTDVAVNLRELISGVVTLLIIIVLFKQFPLFTETISAVNPLIWLALSGLSAAVSFVSWYKANSMVGCAIGMSLNVTYAFWGVLFSVLFLGQTLTATIVIGSIVIVCGAIIVTMNPLDLLKKGE, translated from the coding sequence ATGGATAGTCAAAAATCAGTTGTATCAAATCAATCAGTACCTTTAAGTTCAGCCGACTCTAAAATGAAAGCGGTAACCAAAAAGTTCAAAGCGGTTGGTATTACCAATGGACTGATGTCTGGTTTAACTTATGGAATTTATTCAACGTTAGTGGTTGTTGCGAGTGGATACAATCCCTTAGTTAGCGCGATTGGAATTTTATCAGCTCCATTTATATGTTCAGGATTTAACGATTTATTTGCTGGTATCTGGTTGTTGGCCTATAACTGGAAGAAGGGTCGTCTAAAAGAATTAGGACGAACACTGCAAACCAAGCCAGGTCAGATGTTAGTTATTGGATTTTTACTAGGTGGACCAATCGCCAATGGGGCTTATTTAATTGGGTTAGCTTTAGCTGGGGCCTATGCGATTCCAATTTCGGCAACCTGTAGTCTGTTTGGTGCCTTGTTTGCTTGGATTTTTCTAAAACAAAAACCAACTAAACGCGTAGTATTCGGAATGGTATTGTGTGTGATGGGCGCGATTGTCATTAATTTTGTGAAACCAGAAGGCGCACCAAACTTCACGTTAGGGATTATTTGTGCCTTGATTGCTGCTGTTGGCTGGGGACTAGAAGGTGTATTTTCAAGCTTTGGTGGCGCAATGATTGATACTGACGTTGCTGTAAATTTACGTGAACTTATTTCAGGTGTTGTGACATTATTAATTATTATTGTTTTATTTAAACAGTTTCCATTATTCACAGAAACAATTTCAGCTGTTAATCCATTAATTTGGTTGGCTTTATCAGGTTTAAGTGCAGCAGTTTCATTTGTTAGTTGGTATAAAGCAAATTCAATGGTTGGTTGTGCGATTGGTATGTCACTGAATGTTACTTATGCTTTCTGGGGCGTTCTATTTAGTGTTTTATTCTTAGGTCAAACGTTGACTGCAACAATTGTAATTGGCTCAATTGTAATTGTATGTGGTGCAATTATTGTAACCATGAATCCACTTGATTTACTGAAGAAAGGAGAGTAA
- a CDS encoding MerR family transcriptional regulator, which yields MMEKSPVSACKESLFTIGQVAKFCGVSRKALRFYEELGIIKPDRVCPETGYRYYNHDTMMLIPIIKYYKQMGFKLQEMTGVGEKGTCFYHEKNFVTKLDELAEEERRIRNCHIAVQDWLKLIREGSMVSENKIEHVSIKYLDRKSFYYQDQEFSYDYKKSVINVPWVNYLESHDACITGAVYLRFPSYQDKLDDCVKHVSIMQEPIGTTSFEIPRWEFGGYMVASAYHVGPHCTLHQTYSKILAWMDQCGYERGEESYERYVIDYWATQETNDFVTEILIPIKANNLEKKY from the coding sequence ATGATGGAAAAAAGTCCTGTGAGCGCATGTAAAGAGAGTTTGTTTACAATTGGTCAAGTTGCTAAGTTTTGTGGCGTTTCAAGAAAAGCGCTACGTTTCTATGAAGAACTAGGTATCATTAAGCCCGACAGAGTTTGTCCTGAAACCGGTTACCGATATTATAACCATGACACAATGATGTTAATTCCGATTATTAAATACTATAAGCAAATGGGTTTTAAATTACAGGAAATGACAGGTGTCGGAGAAAAAGGGACGTGTTTTTATCACGAAAAAAATTTCGTTACCAAACTTGATGAATTAGCTGAAGAAGAGCGCCGTATTAGAAATTGTCATATTGCTGTGCAAGATTGGCTAAAACTGATTCGTGAAGGGTCCATGGTATCTGAAAATAAAATCGAACACGTTAGTATTAAATACCTTGATAGAAAAAGTTTTTATTATCAAGATCAAGAGTTTTCCTATGATTATAAAAAGTCGGTAATCAATGTGCCTTGGGTCAATTATTTGGAAAGTCATGACGCCTGTATCACTGGTGCCGTCTATTTAAGGTTTCCTTCATATCAAGATAAACTTGATGATTGCGTAAAACATGTAAGTATTATGCAAGAACCAATCGGAACGACAAGCTTTGAAATTCCACGTTGGGAATTTGGTGGATACATGGTAGCTAGTGCTTATCATGTTGGTCCTCATTGTACGTTACATCAAACTTACAGTAAAATACTGGCATGGATGGATCAGTGTGGCTATGAACGTGGTGAAGAATCATATGAACGCTATGTTATTGACTACTGGGCAACACAAGAGACGAATGATTTTGTCACAGAAATTTTAATACCAATTAAAGCAAATAATCTGGAAAAAAAGTATTAG
- a CDS encoding YbaK/EbsC family protein, whose translation MVATEREAYDLLTKLDVTYQTVEHPAITSVIDVPFELPGPQVKNLVLKSKKGQRIYLVILPDEKQADLKHLAAILNEKRLSFLSEDSLLQALNVPAGTVTPLALPNDYDKKITVVIDRTIDQNNTVGFHPNVNIKTVIMPFKEFQRVLTHLDYAPLYINV comes from the coding sequence ATGGTCGCAACGGAACGAGAAGCGTACGATTTATTGACTAAACTAGATGTGACTTATCAGACAGTGGAGCATCCGGCAATTACATCTGTTATAGATGTGCCTTTTGAGTTGCCGGGTCCTCAAGTGAAAAATTTAGTTTTAAAATCAAAAAAGGGACAACGAATTTACTTAGTCATTTTGCCAGATGAAAAACAAGCCGATTTAAAGCACCTTGCTGCTATCTTAAATGAAAAACGTTTATCATTTCTTTCTGAAGACTCACTGTTACAAGCTTTAAATGTTCCTGCGGGAACAGTGACGCCGCTCGCTCTGCCTAATGATTATGACAAAAAAATTACAGTAGTTATCGATCGGACAATTGACCAAAATAATACGGTTGGTTTTCATCCGAATGTTAATATAAAAACTGTAATCATGCCTTTTAAAGAGTTCCAACGTGTTTTGACTCATTTGGACTATGCGCCACTCTATATTAATGTTTAG
- a CDS encoding alpha-galactosidase: MEKLILVNQEQTYFHLTNGRISYLLEIEDYGLVAQVYFGQAIREYHGQRKYPRIDRGFSGNLPGCLERGYSPDTLPRDYSFSGDGDYRTPAFIGYHADGSRLTHLTFSKYDIMNGKPKLVGLPQAYVLDETEAQTLILTLEDSVSQLVVQLFYTIYRDRDVVTRSVKVLNHGQSAIELHKVASLQLDLPSADYELLSFHGAHVNERQLQCESIAYGCKRLASRRGTTSHHMTNSIMLATPQTTENQGEVYGFNLVYSGNFAIDIERGQVNQLRITIGINDENFNWLLSPSETFQSPEAVMTFSNQGLNGMSRTFHQFIRERIVRGVHQYRERPILVNNWEATYFDFTESILRPIVDEAAALGIEMFVLDDGWFGQRDDDTTSLGDWQVNARKFPNGLKAFADYVHEKGLQFGLWVEPEMISFASKLYQTHPDYVLALPNREPSPSRSQYVLDLSRDEVQENVYQQLKSLLDEGFIDYLKWDMNRHLSDVFSYALPKERQGEVAHRYTLGLYALLERLTTEYPNILFEGCSGGGGRLDTGLAYYMPQSWTSDNTDAVDRLKIQYGTSYIYPPATFTSHVSAVPNHQTGRTTSLEMRGNVAMSSVFGYELDLTTLTESEKLSVKQQVATYKTIRRLVQFGDFIRLASPFDGNTCAWEFVTPDRSECLVFTFQVLSSAQPTISLIKLAGLDPKREYQNLATNEIVGGDELMSLGFYQVSRQEDFVSWRYHFKAID; encoded by the coding sequence ATGGAAAAATTAATATTAGTAAATCAAGAACAAACATACTTTCATTTAACTAATGGCCGGATTAGCTACTTATTAGAAATTGAAGACTATGGTTTAGTTGCACAGGTCTATTTTGGACAGGCAATTCGTGAGTATCATGGACAAAGAAAATACCCTCGAATTGATCGAGGATTTTCGGGAAACTTACCAGGATGCCTTGAAAGAGGCTATTCACCAGATACACTCCCCCGTGATTATAGTTTTAGTGGTGATGGTGATTATCGGACGCCCGCATTCATTGGTTACCACGCTGATGGTAGTCGTCTAACTCATTTGACATTTTCAAAGTATGACATCATGAATGGTAAACCTAAATTAGTGGGTTTACCGCAAGCTTATGTTCTAGATGAGACTGAAGCGCAGACATTGATATTGACACTGGAAGACTCGGTTAGTCAACTAGTTGTTCAATTATTTTATACGATTTATCGTGATCGTGATGTTGTCACACGCTCAGTTAAAGTGTTAAATCATGGTCAATCGGCTATTGAGTTACATAAAGTAGCTTCCCTCCAACTTGATTTACCCTCGGCCGACTATGAGCTGTTATCGTTTCATGGAGCGCATGTTAATGAGCGACAACTTCAATGTGAATCCATAGCGTATGGCTGTAAACGGCTAGCTAGTCGGAGAGGGACAACTAGTCATCATATGACTAATTCTATTATGTTAGCGACTCCACAAACTACTGAAAATCAAGGAGAAGTTTACGGTTTTAATTTAGTGTATTCGGGTAATTTTGCAATAGACATCGAGCGTGGGCAGGTCAATCAACTCCGTATAACAATAGGAATTAATGATGAGAACTTTAATTGGCTGTTATCACCAAGTGAGACATTCCAAAGCCCAGAAGCCGTGATGACTTTTTCTAATCAAGGATTGAATGGCATGAGTCGAACGTTTCACCAGTTTATTCGTGAGCGAATTGTCAGAGGAGTACACCAATATCGAGAGCGTCCAATTTTGGTAAATAATTGGGAAGCAACTTATTTTGATTTTACTGAATCAATCTTGCGTCCAATTGTGGATGAAGCAGCCGCCCTCGGAATTGAAATGTTTGTGTTAGATGATGGCTGGTTTGGACAACGGGATGACGATACAACATCTTTAGGCGATTGGCAAGTCAATGCTCGAAAATTTCCTAATGGTTTAAAAGCATTTGCTGATTATGTCCATGAAAAAGGTTTACAGTTTGGCTTGTGGGTAGAACCCGAGATGATTTCATTTGCCTCTAAGTTATATCAGACACATCCTGATTATGTACTGGCCTTGCCTAACCGTGAGCCTTCACCAAGTCGGAGTCAATACGTCTTAGACCTTAGTAGGGATGAGGTGCAAGAAAACGTGTATCAACAATTAAAATCCTTATTGGATGAAGGTTTTATTGATTATCTTAAGTGGGATATGAACCGTCACTTATCAGATGTTTTTTCATATGCGCTACCGAAAGAGCGTCAAGGTGAGGTGGCGCATCGTTACACATTAGGTCTGTATGCCTTATTAGAAAGGCTAACCACAGAATATCCAAATATTTTATTTGAAGGGTGTTCCGGTGGTGGCGGACGCTTAGATACTGGTCTAGCGTATTATATGCCTCAATCTTGGACTAGCGATAATACCGATGCTGTTGATCGCTTGAAAATTCAATACGGCACATCATATATTTATCCGCCAGCAACGTTTACGTCACACGTATCGGCAGTCCCGAATCATCAAACAGGTCGAACGACGTCGCTTGAGATGCGAGGAAATGTCGCAATGAGTTCGGTTTTTGGTTATGAATTAGATTTAACTACATTAACGGAATCAGAGAAATTATCAGTCAAACAACAAGTAGCGACCTATAAAACCATCCGCCGGTTAGTCCAATTTGGTGACTTTATTCGTTTGGCAAGCCCTTTTGACGGTAATACGTGTGCTTGGGAGTTTGTTACGCCTGACCGTTCAGAATGTCTAGTCTTTACTTTCCAAGTGCTGAGTAGTGCGCAACCAACAATTTCATTAATTAAATTAGCGGGACTTGATCCAAAGAGGGAGTATCAAAATTTAGCCACGAATGAGATTGTAGGTGGCGATGAATTGATGTCTTTAGGTTTTTATCAAGTCAGTCGTCAAGAGGACTTCGTATCATGGCGGTATCATTTTAAAGCAATTGATTGA
- a CDS encoding GNAT family N-acetyltransferase yields MDDLFISERLIFRPLTVIDLPDLMRLNSNSRVMRYFPAPFTEVETKAYYEKSLAHYERYGFSNYAVCLKETGDFIGVMGLLTTDVIDKQELAVEIGWRLLPDYWGQGYAAEGAEALMNYGFGVLNLPTIYAFTAIVNQPSEAVMKRIGMKKVGYFKHPKVSEESGLKEHVLYQSSPNRK; encoded by the coding sequence ATGGACGATTTATTTATATCAGAGCGCTTAATTTTTAGACCTTTAACAGTAATCGACTTACCAGATTTAATGCGTTTAAATAGTAATTCACGTGTGATGCGCTATTTTCCAGCTCCATTCACAGAAGTAGAGACTAAAGCTTATTATGAAAAAAGTCTTGCTCACTATGAACGCTATGGCTTTTCTAATTATGCCGTTTGTTTGAAAGAGACCGGTGATTTTATTGGTGTAATGGGCTTATTGACAACAGACGTGATTGATAAGCAAGAATTAGCCGTTGAAATTGGCTGGCGCTTACTACCAGACTATTGGGGTCAAGGTTATGCGGCAGAAGGTGCTGAGGCCTTAATGAATTATGGCTTTGGTGTGCTAAACTTACCAACAATTTATGCGTTCACTGCAATAGTGAATCAGCCGTCTGAAGCAGTCATGAAGCGGATTGGTATGAAAAAAGTTGGTTACTTCAAACACCCGAAAGTGTCTGAAGAATCAGGATTGAAAGAACATGTATTATATCAGAGTAGTCCAAATAGAAAATAA
- a CDS encoding YbaK/EbsC family protein: MMVATEQEAYDLINKLEIEFKAFEHPPITSVKEMPYEFNSPLVKNLVLKAKKGKNIYLVILPREKQADLKKLATLLDEKRLSFLAEDALLELLNVPAGTVTPLALPNDTNHQLTVVIDRDIDQEDTVGFHPNVNTATLIMPFKELLRILDYLDYEPIYIRL; encoded by the coding sequence ATAATGGTAGCTACAGAACAAGAAGCCTATGATTTAATTAACAAGTTAGAGATTGAATTTAAAGCCTTTGAGCATCCACCGATTACATCAGTCAAAGAAATGCCGTATGAATTTAATAGCCCTCTAGTGAAAAATTTAGTTTTAAAAGCTAAAAAAGGGAAAAATATCTATTTAGTTATTCTTCCACGTGAAAAACAGGCTGACTTAAAAAAATTGGCAACACTTTTAGATGAAAAACGACTATCTTTTTTAGCTGAGGATGCATTGCTAGAATTATTAAATGTACCAGCAGGAACGGTCACCCCACTTGCTTTACCTAATGACACTAATCATCAATTGACTGTTGTAATTGACCGCGATATTGACCAAGAAGATACTGTAGGTTTTCACCCTAACGTAAACACGGCTACATTGATTATGCCATTTAAAGAACTATTGCGTATTTTAGACTATCTCGATTATGAACCGATTTATATTCGTTTATAA